One part of the Athene noctua chromosome Z, bAthNoc1.hap1.1, whole genome shotgun sequence genome encodes these proteins:
- the C9orf72 gene encoding guanine nucleotide exchange factor C9orf72 homolog isoform X4 — protein sequence MHKERQEHFQKIVLEGTERMEDQGQSIIPMLTGEVIPVMELLSSMKSHSVPEEIDISDTVLNDDDIGDSCHEGFLLNAISSHLQTCGCSVVVGSSAEKVNKIVRTLCLFLTPSERKCSRLCRNESSFKYESGLFVQGLLKDATGSFVLPFRQVMYAPYPTTHIDVDVNTVKQMPPCHEHIYNQRRYMRSELTAFWRANSDEEMSQDRIIHTDESFTPDLNVFQDILHRDTLVKAFLDQIFHLKPGLSLRSTFLAQFLLVLHRKALTLIKYIEDDTQKGKKPFKSLRSLKIDLDLTAEGDLNIIMALAEKIKPGLHSFIFGRPFYTSVQERDMLMTF from the exons ATGCATAAG GAGAGGCAAGAACATTTCCAGAAGATTGTCTTGGAAGGCACGGAGAGAATGGAGGATCAG GGTCAGAGCATCATTCCAATGTTGACAGGAGAAGTCATTCCTGTAATGGAACTCCTTTCATCTATGAAATCACATAGTGTTCCAGAAGAAATAGAT ATAAGTGACACAGTGCTAAATGATGATGACATTGGGGATAGTTGCCATGAAGGCTTTCTTCTCAA tgCAATTAGTTCACACCTGCAGACCTGTGGATGTTCTGTAGTTGTAGGAAGCAGTGCAGAAAAAGTTAATAAG ATTGTGAGAACATTGTGTCTGTTTCTTACACCATCAGAGCGGAAGTGTTCCAGACTCTGTAGAAATGAGTCTTCTTTCAAATACGAGTCAGGACTGTTTGTTCAAGGCTTACTCAAA gATGCAACAGGAAGCTTTGTGTTGCCCTTCCGTCAAGTAATGTATGCTCCATATCCTACTACACATATAGATGTAGATGTCAATACAGTGAAGCAGATGCCCCCTTGTCATGAACACATCTATAACCAACGACGATATATGAGATCTGAGCTTACAGCATTTTGGAGAGCTAATTCAGATGAAGAAATGTCTCAAGATCGTATTATCCACACAGATGAGAGTTTCACACCTGATTT AAATGTCTTTCAAGATATCCTGCATCGAGATACATTAGTAAAAGCCTTCCTGGATCAG ATCTTTCATCTGAAGCCTGGCTTATCTCTAAGGAGTACCTTCCTTGCACAATTTCTGCTAGTCCTTCACAGAAAAGCCTTAACTTTAATAAAATACATAGAGGATGACAC gcaaaaaggaaaaaagccttttaaGTCTCTTCGTAGCTTAAAAATAGATCTTGACTTAACAGCAGAGGGCGATCTTAACATAATAATGGCCTTGGCTGAGAAGATTAAACCAGGCCTACATTCCTTTATCTTTGGGAGGCCATTCTACACTAGTGTACAAGAACGTGACATGCTCATGACGTTTTAA
- the C9orf72 gene encoding guanine nucleotide exchange factor C9orf72 homolog isoform X1, translating to MSALCPPPSPAVAKTEISLNGESPLLAATFAYWDNILGPRVRHIWAPKTEQVLLSDGEITFLANHTLNGEILRNAESGAIDVKFFVLAEKRVIIVSLIFDGNWNGDRSTYGLSIILPQSELGFYLPLHRVCVDRLTHIIRKGRIWMHKERQEHFQKIVLEGTERMEDQGQSIIPMLTGEVIPVMELLSSMKSHSVPEEIDISDTVLNDDDIGDSCHEGFLLNAISSHLQTCGCSVVVGSSAEKVNKIVRTLCLFLTPSERKCSRLCRNESSFKYESGLFVQGLLKDATGSFVLPFRQVMYAPYPTTHIDVDVNTVKQMPPCHEHIYNQRRYMRSELTAFWRANSDEEMSQDRIIHTDESFTPDLNVFQDILHRDTLVKAFLDQIFHLKPGLSLRSTFLAQFLLVLHRKALTLIKYIEDDTQKGKKPFKSLRSLKIDLDLTAEGDLNIIMALAEKIKPGLHSFIFGRPFYTSVQERDMLMTF from the exons ATGTCAGCTCTTTGTCCACCACCATCTCCTGCAGTGGCTAAAACAGAGATATCTTTGAATGGAGAGTCACCTTTATTAGCTGCCACTTTTGCTTACTGGGACAATATTCTTGGCCCCCGAGTGCGGCACATCTGGGCCCCAAAGACAGAACAGGTACTTCTTAGTGATGGTGAAATAACTTTTCTTGCTAACCACACCCTGAATGGAGAAATACTTCGCAATGCAGAAAGCGGTGCAATAGATGTGAAGTTCTTTGTCTTGGCAGAAAAAAGGGTAATCATTGTGTCATTAATCTTTGATGGAAATTGGAATGGAGACAGAAGCACATATGGACTATCAATTATACTTCCACAAAGTGAACTTGGCTTCTACCTGCCGCTTCACAGAGTGTGCGTGGATAGGTTAACACATATTATAAGGAAAGGAAGAATATGGATGCATAAG GAGAGGCAAGAACATTTCCAGAAGATTGTCTTGGAAGGCACGGAGAGAATGGAGGATCAG GGTCAGAGCATCATTCCAATGTTGACAGGAGAAGTCATTCCTGTAATGGAACTCCTTTCATCTATGAAATCACATAGTGTTCCAGAAGAAATAGAT ATAAGTGACACAGTGCTAAATGATGATGACATTGGGGATAGTTGCCATGAAGGCTTTCTTCTCAA tgCAATTAGTTCACACCTGCAGACCTGTGGATGTTCTGTAGTTGTAGGAAGCAGTGCAGAAAAAGTTAATAAG ATTGTGAGAACATTGTGTCTGTTTCTTACACCATCAGAGCGGAAGTGTTCCAGACTCTGTAGAAATGAGTCTTCTTTCAAATACGAGTCAGGACTGTTTGTTCAAGGCTTACTCAAA gATGCAACAGGAAGCTTTGTGTTGCCCTTCCGTCAAGTAATGTATGCTCCATATCCTACTACACATATAGATGTAGATGTCAATACAGTGAAGCAGATGCCCCCTTGTCATGAACACATCTATAACCAACGACGATATATGAGATCTGAGCTTACAGCATTTTGGAGAGCTAATTCAGATGAAGAAATGTCTCAAGATCGTATTATCCACACAGATGAGAGTTTCACACCTGATTT AAATGTCTTTCAAGATATCCTGCATCGAGATACATTAGTAAAAGCCTTCCTGGATCAG ATCTTTCATCTGAAGCCTGGCTTATCTCTAAGGAGTACCTTCCTTGCACAATTTCTGCTAGTCCTTCACAGAAAAGCCTTAACTTTAATAAAATACATAGAGGATGACAC gcaaaaaggaaaaaagccttttaaGTCTCTTCGTAGCTTAAAAATAGATCTTGACTTAACAGCAGAGGGCGATCTTAACATAATAATGGCCTTGGCTGAGAAGATTAAACCAGGCCTACATTCCTTTATCTTTGGGAGGCCATTCTACACTAGTGTACAAGAACGTGACATGCTCATGACGTTTTAA
- the C9orf72 gene encoding guanine nucleotide exchange factor C9orf72 homolog isoform X2, which yields MSALCPPPSPAVAKTEISLNGESPLLAATFAYWDNILGPRVRHIWAPKTEQVLLSDGEITFLANHTLNGEILRNAESGAIDVKFFVLAEKRVIIVSLIFDGNWNGDRSTYGLSIILPQSELGFYLPLHRVCVDRLTHIIRKGRIWMHKGQSIIPMLTGEVIPVMELLSSMKSHSVPEEIDISDTVLNDDDIGDSCHEGFLLNAISSHLQTCGCSVVVGSSAEKVNKIVRTLCLFLTPSERKCSRLCRNESSFKYESGLFVQGLLKDATGSFVLPFRQVMYAPYPTTHIDVDVNTVKQMPPCHEHIYNQRRYMRSELTAFWRANSDEEMSQDRIIHTDESFTPDLNVFQDILHRDTLVKAFLDQIFHLKPGLSLRSTFLAQFLLVLHRKALTLIKYIEDDTQKGKKPFKSLRSLKIDLDLTAEGDLNIIMALAEKIKPGLHSFIFGRPFYTSVQERDMLMTF from the exons ATGTCAGCTCTTTGTCCACCACCATCTCCTGCAGTGGCTAAAACAGAGATATCTTTGAATGGAGAGTCACCTTTATTAGCTGCCACTTTTGCTTACTGGGACAATATTCTTGGCCCCCGAGTGCGGCACATCTGGGCCCCAAAGACAGAACAGGTACTTCTTAGTGATGGTGAAATAACTTTTCTTGCTAACCACACCCTGAATGGAGAAATACTTCGCAATGCAGAAAGCGGTGCAATAGATGTGAAGTTCTTTGTCTTGGCAGAAAAAAGGGTAATCATTGTGTCATTAATCTTTGATGGAAATTGGAATGGAGACAGAAGCACATATGGACTATCAATTATACTTCCACAAAGTGAACTTGGCTTCTACCTGCCGCTTCACAGAGTGTGCGTGGATAGGTTAACACATATTATAAGGAAAGGAAGAATATGGATGCATAAG GGTCAGAGCATCATTCCAATGTTGACAGGAGAAGTCATTCCTGTAATGGAACTCCTTTCATCTATGAAATCACATAGTGTTCCAGAAGAAATAGAT ATAAGTGACACAGTGCTAAATGATGATGACATTGGGGATAGTTGCCATGAAGGCTTTCTTCTCAA tgCAATTAGTTCACACCTGCAGACCTGTGGATGTTCTGTAGTTGTAGGAAGCAGTGCAGAAAAAGTTAATAAG ATTGTGAGAACATTGTGTCTGTTTCTTACACCATCAGAGCGGAAGTGTTCCAGACTCTGTAGAAATGAGTCTTCTTTCAAATACGAGTCAGGACTGTTTGTTCAAGGCTTACTCAAA gATGCAACAGGAAGCTTTGTGTTGCCCTTCCGTCAAGTAATGTATGCTCCATATCCTACTACACATATAGATGTAGATGTCAATACAGTGAAGCAGATGCCCCCTTGTCATGAACACATCTATAACCAACGACGATATATGAGATCTGAGCTTACAGCATTTTGGAGAGCTAATTCAGATGAAGAAATGTCTCAAGATCGTATTATCCACACAGATGAGAGTTTCACACCTGATTT AAATGTCTTTCAAGATATCCTGCATCGAGATACATTAGTAAAAGCCTTCCTGGATCAG ATCTTTCATCTGAAGCCTGGCTTATCTCTAAGGAGTACCTTCCTTGCACAATTTCTGCTAGTCCTTCACAGAAAAGCCTTAACTTTAATAAAATACATAGAGGATGACAC gcaaaaaggaaaaaagccttttaaGTCTCTTCGTAGCTTAAAAATAGATCTTGACTTAACAGCAGAGGGCGATCTTAACATAATAATGGCCTTGGCTGAGAAGATTAAACCAGGCCTACATTCCTTTATCTTTGGGAGGCCATTCTACACTAGTGTACAAGAACGTGACATGCTCATGACGTTTTAA
- the C9orf72 gene encoding guanine nucleotide exchange factor C9orf72 homolog isoform X3, whose translation MSALCPPPSPAVAKTEISLNGESPLLAATFAYWDNILGPRVRHIWAPKTEQERQEHFQKIVLEGTERMEDQGQSIIPMLTGEVIPVMELLSSMKSHSVPEEIDISDTVLNDDDIGDSCHEGFLLNAISSHLQTCGCSVVVGSSAEKVNKIVRTLCLFLTPSERKCSRLCRNESSFKYESGLFVQGLLKDATGSFVLPFRQVMYAPYPTTHIDVDVNTVKQMPPCHEHIYNQRRYMRSELTAFWRANSDEEMSQDRIIHTDESFTPDLNVFQDILHRDTLVKAFLDQIFHLKPGLSLRSTFLAQFLLVLHRKALTLIKYIEDDTQKGKKPFKSLRSLKIDLDLTAEGDLNIIMALAEKIKPGLHSFIFGRPFYTSVQERDMLMTF comes from the exons ATGTCAGCTCTTTGTCCACCACCATCTCCTGCAGTGGCTAAAACAGAGATATCTTTGAATGGAGAGTCACCTTTATTAGCTGCCACTTTTGCTTACTGGGACAATATTCTTGGCCCCCGAGTGCGGCACATCTGGGCCCCAAAGACAGAACAG GAGAGGCAAGAACATTTCCAGAAGATTGTCTTGGAAGGCACGGAGAGAATGGAGGATCAG GGTCAGAGCATCATTCCAATGTTGACAGGAGAAGTCATTCCTGTAATGGAACTCCTTTCATCTATGAAATCACATAGTGTTCCAGAAGAAATAGAT ATAAGTGACACAGTGCTAAATGATGATGACATTGGGGATAGTTGCCATGAAGGCTTTCTTCTCAA tgCAATTAGTTCACACCTGCAGACCTGTGGATGTTCTGTAGTTGTAGGAAGCAGTGCAGAAAAAGTTAATAAG ATTGTGAGAACATTGTGTCTGTTTCTTACACCATCAGAGCGGAAGTGTTCCAGACTCTGTAGAAATGAGTCTTCTTTCAAATACGAGTCAGGACTGTTTGTTCAAGGCTTACTCAAA gATGCAACAGGAAGCTTTGTGTTGCCCTTCCGTCAAGTAATGTATGCTCCATATCCTACTACACATATAGATGTAGATGTCAATACAGTGAAGCAGATGCCCCCTTGTCATGAACACATCTATAACCAACGACGATATATGAGATCTGAGCTTACAGCATTTTGGAGAGCTAATTCAGATGAAGAAATGTCTCAAGATCGTATTATCCACACAGATGAGAGTTTCACACCTGATTT AAATGTCTTTCAAGATATCCTGCATCGAGATACATTAGTAAAAGCCTTCCTGGATCAG ATCTTTCATCTGAAGCCTGGCTTATCTCTAAGGAGTACCTTCCTTGCACAATTTCTGCTAGTCCTTCACAGAAAAGCCTTAACTTTAATAAAATACATAGAGGATGACAC gcaaaaaggaaaaaagccttttaaGTCTCTTCGTAGCTTAAAAATAGATCTTGACTTAACAGCAGAGGGCGATCTTAACATAATAATGGCCTTGGCTGAGAAGATTAAACCAGGCCTACATTCCTTTATCTTTGGGAGGCCATTCTACACTAGTGTACAAGAACGTGACATGCTCATGACGTTTTAA